A genome region from Actinomycetes bacterium includes the following:
- the typA gene encoding translational GTPase TypA yields the protein MPAQTRSDLRNVAIVAHVDHGKTTLVDAMLWQSGAFSQHQADTGDVNERVMDSMDLEREKGITILAKNTAVRHRIDDREVVINIIDTPGHADFGGEVERGLSMVDGVVLLVDASEGPLPQTRFVLRKALQARLPVVLVVNKVDRPDARIAEVVDETYELFLDLDATEEQIEFPILYCSAKAGRASLERPADGAMPDSKDLEPMFETILSAVPAPTYDDKAPLQAHVTNLDASPYLGRLALCRVHQGEIRKGQNVAWCRADGSVERVKITELLMTEALERVPAEEAGPGDIIAIAGIPEITIGETLADADDPRPLPVITIDEPNISMTIGINTSPLAGESGKKLTARLVKGRLDAELVGNVSIRVLPTERPDTWEVQGRGELQLAILVEIMRREGFELTVGKPQVVTRLVGGKVHEPMERLTIDAPSDYQGVLIQLLALRKGRLEQMVDHGTGWIRMEYIVPARGLIGFRTEFLTETRGTGLLHHVHERFEPWHGELRTRPTGSLVADRRGATTGFALANLQERGTMFVGPGTQVFEGMIVGENSRSDDMDVNPTKEKKLTNMRQSSGDVLVPLIPHRVLSLEQALEFCREDECVEVTPAAVRLRKVELDAATRGRAAARRKRDRASPQVGVS from the coding sequence ATGCCTGCTCAGACCCGCTCCGACCTGCGCAACGTCGCGATCGTCGCCCACGTGGACCACGGCAAGACCACGCTGGTCGACGCGATGCTCTGGCAGAGCGGCGCCTTCTCCCAGCACCAGGCCGACACCGGCGACGTCAACGAGCGCGTCATGGACTCGATGGACCTGGAGAGGGAGAAGGGCATCACGATCCTGGCCAAGAACACCGCGGTCCGGCACCGGATCGACGACCGCGAGGTCGTCATCAACATCATCGACACCCCGGGCCACGCCGACTTCGGTGGCGAGGTCGAGCGCGGACTGTCCATGGTCGACGGGGTCGTGCTGCTGGTCGACGCGAGCGAGGGGCCGCTGCCGCAGACCCGCTTCGTGCTCCGCAAGGCCCTGCAGGCCAGACTGCCGGTGGTCCTGGTCGTCAACAAGGTCGACCGTCCCGACGCCCGGATCGCCGAGGTGGTGGACGAGACCTACGAGCTCTTCCTCGACCTTGATGCGACCGAGGAGCAGATCGAGTTTCCCATCCTCTACTGCTCGGCCAAGGCCGGCCGGGCGTCGCTGGAGCGACCGGCCGACGGTGCGATGCCCGACAGCAAGGACCTCGAGCCGATGTTCGAGACGATCCTGTCGGCCGTGCCCGCCCCGACGTACGACGACAAGGCGCCGCTGCAGGCGCACGTGACCAACCTCGACGCGTCCCCGTACCTCGGCCGCCTCGCGCTGTGCCGGGTGCACCAGGGGGAGATCCGCAAGGGCCAGAACGTCGCCTGGTGCCGGGCCGACGGCAGCGTCGAGCGGGTGAAGATCACCGAGCTGCTGATGACCGAGGCGCTCGAGCGGGTGCCTGCGGAGGAGGCCGGGCCGGGCGACATCATCGCCATCGCCGGCATCCCGGAGATCACCATCGGCGAGACGCTCGCCGACGCGGACGACCCGCGGCCGCTGCCGGTCATCACGATCGACGAGCCCAACATCTCGATGACGATCGGCATCAACACCTCGCCGCTCGCGGGGGAGAGCGGCAAGAAGCTCACCGCCCGGCTGGTCAAGGGCCGCCTGGACGCCGAGCTGGTCGGGAACGTCTCGATCCGGGTCCTGCCCACCGAGCGGCCGGACACCTGGGAGGTCCAGGGCCGCGGCGAGCTGCAGCTCGCGATCCTCGTCGAGATCATGCGCCGCGAGGGCTTCGAGCTGACGGTCGGCAAGCCGCAGGTCGTCACCAGGCTGGTCGGCGGCAAGGTGCACGAGCCGATGGAGCGGCTGACCATCGACGCGCCCAGCGACTACCAGGGCGTGCTGATCCAGCTGCTGGCGCTGCGCAAGGGCCGGCTCGAGCAGATGGTCGACCACGGCACCGGCTGGATCCGGATGGAGTACATCGTGCCCGCTCGGGGCCTGATCGGCTTCCGCACCGAGTTCCTCACCGAGACGCGGGGCACCGGGCTGCTGCACCACGTCCACGAGCGCTTCGAGCCGTGGCACGGCGAGCTGCGGACCCGCCCGACCGGGTCGCTGGTCGCCGACCGCCGTGGCGCAACGACCGGCTTCGCACTGGCCAACCTGCAGGAGCGCGGCACGATGTTCGTCGGGCCGGGCACCCAGGTCTTCGAGGGCATGATCGTGGGTGAGAACTCTCGGTCGGACGACATGGACGTCAACCCGACCAAGGAGAAGAAGCTCACCAACATGCGCCAGTCCTCCGGGGACGTGCTGGTGCCCCTCATCCCGCACCGGGTGCTGTCGCTCGAGCAGGCGCTCGAGTTCTGCCGCGAGGACGAGTGCGTCGAGGTGACCCCGGCCGCGGTCCGGCTGCGCAAGGTGGAGCTGGACGCCGCGACCCGGGGTCGCGCGGCCGCCCGGCGCAAGCGGGACCGAGCGTCACCGCAGGTCGGCGTGTCGTGA